In a genomic window of Pedobacter sp. KBS0701:
- a CDS encoding VOC family protein: MKKVFLTSIILFSILFQKAMAQNKTENVPAVLNHIAVYVSDLSKATIFYESVFNLKMIPEPFKDNRHTWFTLGPAGQLHLIQGAKGNETFDKNGHLCFSVPSVDDFVMKLNAKNISFEDWAGKEKGITLRVDGVKQIYFKDPDGHWLEVNDAK; the protein is encoded by the coding sequence ATGAAAAAAGTCTTCCTAACCAGCATTATTTTATTTTCTATCCTATTTCAAAAAGCCATGGCGCAAAATAAAACCGAAAATGTACCTGCAGTTTTAAATCATATCGCTGTTTATGTAAGCGATCTGAGTAAAGCCACTATTTTTTACGAAAGTGTTTTCAACCTTAAAATGATTCCTGAACCTTTTAAAGATAACCGCCATACCTGGTTTACCTTAGGGCCAGCCGGACAGTTGCATTTAATCCAGGGGGCAAAAGGAAATGAAACTTTTGATAAAAACGGGCATTTATGTTTCAGTGTTCCATCGGTTGACGATTTTGTAATGAAACTGAATGCTAAAAACATCAGTTTTGAAGATTGGGCAGGCAAAGAAAAAGGTATTACTCTTCGAGTTGATGGTGTAAAACAGATTTATTTCAAAGATCCGGACGGTCATTGGCTTGAAGTAAACGACGCGAAGTAA
- a CDS encoding serine hydrolase, with protein MKISCLKHLLVLLLLFGITQQSNAQNEKAEADFQQVMEKYSAIGASVAVVKDGQIIYTHSFGLKDLEKKLPLTDRDIFRIASISKSFSATSIMQLVEAGKIHLDDDFGDLVGFKIRNPKFPDQKITLKMALSHTSGLNDSQGYLNLDVINPDKNPDWAKCYNDYPPGSKFDYCNLNFNLIGTIIEKKSGERFDNYVKNHVLKPLGLYAGYCVDSLDSTRFVSLYEYHADTKSFSPSPTAYAPRRAEIANYVMGYSTPVFSPTGGMKISAKDLAKYMIMHMNYGTSNGVKIISKNSAKKMQTALTDDEGYGLAIRTADHLIPGVKLKGHTGSAYGLYSTMFFNPKEKFGFVIITNGINATYTDGFPDFSRAAINSLYQSFLK; from the coding sequence ATGAAAATATCTTGCCTTAAGCATCTTCTTGTACTTCTTTTACTTTTTGGGATAACGCAACAGTCAAATGCCCAAAATGAAAAAGCCGAAGCCGATTTTCAGCAGGTTATGGAGAAATACAGTGCTATTGGCGCTTCAGTAGCTGTAGTAAAAGATGGCCAGATTATTTATACCCATTCGTTTGGTTTAAAAGATTTAGAGAAAAAACTGCCTCTAACCGACCGGGATATTTTTAGGATCGCTTCGATTTCTAAATCTTTTTCGGCAACATCAATCATGCAATTGGTAGAAGCGGGAAAAATTCATTTAGATGATGATTTCGGTGATCTGGTAGGTTTTAAAATCAGGAATCCAAAATTTCCTGATCAGAAAATTACCTTAAAAATGGCCTTGTCGCATACCTCCGGTTTAAATGATTCGCAGGGCTATTTGAACCTCGATGTAATTAATCCGGATAAAAACCCCGATTGGGCCAAATGTTATAATGATTATCCGCCAGGAAGCAAATTTGATTATTGTAATCTCAATTTTAACCTGATCGGCACCATCATTGAGAAAAAATCAGGAGAACGTTTTGATAACTATGTGAAAAACCATGTTCTGAAACCTTTAGGCCTTTATGCTGGTTATTGTGTCGATTCTCTTGATAGTACCCGTTTTGTAAGCCTGTATGAATATCATGCTGATACAAAATCTTTTAGTCCTTCGCCAACCGCTTATGCTCCAAGGAGAGCCGAAATTGCAAATTATGTGATGGGTTATAGTACACCGGTTTTTTCGCCAACAGGAGGGATGAAAATTTCTGCTAAAGATTTAGCTAAATACATGATCATGCACATGAATTACGGCACCTCGAATGGCGTTAAAATTATAAGTAAAAATAGCGCTAAAAAAATGCAAACTGCCTTAACTGATGATGAAGGATATGGCTTGGCCATCAGAACTGCAGATCACCTGATACCCGGGGTTAAACTTAAAGGACATACTGGCTCTGCTTATGGCTTATATAGTACCATGTTTTTCAATCCCAAAGAAAAATTTGGATTTGTAATCATCACCAATGGAATAAATGCAACTTATACCGATGGTTTCCCCGATTTCAGTCGCGCCGCTATTAACAGTTTGTACCAATCTTTTCTTAAATAA
- a CDS encoding DUF3606 domain-containing protein: MEYQLNSMNARKEFIEIADEQDRNYWAARLGVTGEQLKSVVKAIQSMEFSILKEYLMMEKIKSGSTYQRFANQ, from the coding sequence ATGGAATATCAATTAAATTCGATGAATGCGAGGAAAGAATTTATCGAAATCGCAGACGAACAAGACCGCAATTATTGGGCAGCCCGTTTAGGGGTAACAGGTGAGCAACTAAAATCAGTTGTTAAAGCCATTCAGAGTATGGAATTTTCAATATTGAAAGAATATTTAATGATGGAGAAAATTAAATCCGGAAGTACTTATCAAAGGTTTGCGAATCAATAA
- a CDS encoding glycosyltransferase family 87 protein gives MLNYFLTNNQSLYPSRKYYQDNRFVLFLWVLITLIFVIDSWATHRYNNYLIFENTFRNLLHEHSLYAVYPAYHDDANHYGPIFSMLIAPFAIFHNWIGLLLWNLFNCFLLFKAIQTLPLTEDQKIIIGYIAIPCLIESMLNQQFNAGAGALMILSYTLVNKNKGIWSALCIVLGTFIKLYGIVGLVFFFFAKKKPAFTLWLIMWSIILFLLPMLLASPDYVVHCYVDWKNSLIDKNMVNVLGGGIDISIMGFFRELFGEKKIPNFLFLILGAVLFMLPFINISRFKKCRFQLMILSSVLIFPVLFSTGAEDCTFIISIVGVGVWYVRESNAAMKKVLLPILLLITCNFPLLLFPVFAKSHPLFLAIISLPYFLVWLRVVYTATKNRFAYAEETESEMVTVLID, from the coding sequence ATGCTTAATTATTTTCTAACCAATAATCAAAGTCTGTATCCAAGTCGAAAATATTATCAGGATAACCGGTTTGTATTATTTCTTTGGGTACTGATTACCCTGATTTTTGTAATAGATTCGTGGGCAACACATCGTTACAATAATTACCTGATTTTCGAGAATACATTTAGAAACTTACTGCACGAGCATTCGCTCTATGCTGTTTATCCGGCTTATCATGATGATGCGAATCATTATGGTCCCATTTTTAGTATGTTAATTGCCCCATTTGCAATCTTTCATAACTGGATAGGATTATTGTTATGGAACCTGTTTAACTGTTTCCTGCTTTTTAAGGCTATACAAACTTTGCCATTAACTGAAGATCAAAAAATAATTATTGGATATATTGCCATTCCCTGTTTGATAGAATCTATGCTTAACCAACAGTTTAATGCTGGTGCAGGTGCACTGATGATATTGAGTTATACGCTGGTGAATAAAAATAAAGGGATATGGTCGGCACTTTGCATTGTACTTGGTACTTTTATCAAACTTTACGGTATTGTAGGCCTGGTTTTTTTCTTTTTTGCCAAAAAAAAGCCGGCTTTTACCTTATGGTTGATTATGTGGTCGATAATATTATTCTTATTGCCCATGCTTTTAGCGTCTCCTGATTATGTGGTTCACTGTTATGTAGATTGGAAAAACTCTTTAATAGATAAAAACATGGTCAACGTGTTAGGCGGAGGGATCGATATTTCCATTATGGGTTTCTTTAGGGAGCTTTTTGGTGAAAAGAAAATACCGAATTTTCTATTCCTGATCCTTGGTGCCGTATTATTTATGTTGCCATTTATAAATATATCGCGTTTTAAAAAATGCAGATTCCAATTGATGATCCTGTCATCGGTATTGATTTTTCCAGTATTATTCAGCACTGGAGCGGAAGACTGTACATTCATTATTTCTATTGTTGGGGTAGGTGTATGGTATGTGAGAGAAAGTAACGCGGCTATGAAAAAGGTATTATTGCCCATTTTACTTCTAATTACGTGTAATTTCCCTCTATTATTATTTCCGGTATTTGCGAAATCGCACCCGTTATTTTTGGCTATTATCAGCCTGCCTTATTTTCTGGTGTGGTTAAGGGTTGTTTATACCGCTACTAAAAACAGGTTCGCCTATGCAGAAGAAACAGAGTCGGAAATGGTTACTGTGCTAATAGATTAA
- a CDS encoding DUF3606 domain-containing protein produces MDDKQKNGGADRGRININEDYELDYWSNKFGVSKDKLKAAVQTVGTSAHAVEDFLKK; encoded by the coding sequence ATGGATGATAAACAAAAAAACGGGGGTGCTGATCGCGGTAGGATCAACATTAACGAGGATTATGAGCTGGATTATTGGTCAAATAAATTTGGCGTGAGCAAAGATAAGCTAAAAGCAGCTGTGCAAACGGTGGGTACTTCTGCCCATGCAGTAGAAGATTTTTTAAAAAAATAA
- the ligD gene encoding DNA ligase D yields MSLEKYVAKRDFSKTAEPKSGESSDPNKLHFVIQKHDASRLHYDFRLEMEGVLKSWAVPKGPSTDPKTKRLAMMVEDHPYDYKDFEGIIPQGEYGGGTVIVWDEGTYEPIEAIKGKKAQEKHLLKQLKEGSLKIKLNGEKLQGEFALVKTHGMGENGWLLIKHKDDYASTKDITKEDKSVLSGKTIEKMEKTSDKVWKEGKEQKIKPERKNPGPKVKKQTKPVGDDKSIDVKAILKKAPKSAMPKNIKPMLATLVDEPFDDPNWQYEVKWDGYRALAFINKGKVELFSRNNKSFNEKFYPIYDLLKEWKINAVLDGEILVLNDKGISNFGSLQNWRSEADGELVFYVFDILWYEGKNLMEMPLNERQAILNDILSTDDDRVRLGKVFKASGVDFFDAAQRMGLEGIIAKKMDSTYAPDRRSKEWLKIKVHKRQEVVIAGFTKNADTSKSFSSLLLGLYEKGKLQYVGKVGTGFSDKLQKTMMEQFKPIIIDKSPFESIPDVNKPSRFRPNPPKAKATWLKPQLVCEVAFTEVTEDGVFRHPSFQGMREDKKAKEVVREEEKPTQKVVGKVKEKEEHAHAIKPPKGKEPKTLLNPKDETQVRKIKGHELKFTNLSKVYWPEDKVTKRDMFNYYYQVADYILPYLKDRPQSLNRFPGGIHGPSFYQKDVKGKAPDWTETFPYENGEGEKKEYLVGTDEASLLWMASLGCIEMNPWFSRVQHPDNPDYCVIDLDPDKHSFDQVVEAALETKKVLDAIEVPSYCKTSGSTGMHIYIPLNAKYDYDQSQMFAKIVVNLVHKQIPDYTSLERMVAARKGKMYLDFLQNRPGATIAGPYSLRPKVGATVSMPLHWDEVKPGLKMKDFNIFNAIDRLKVEGDLFKGVLGKGIDLKKAINKAQSVFG; encoded by the coding sequence ATGAGTCTGGAAAAATATGTTGCCAAGCGCGATTTCTCAAAAACGGCAGAGCCCAAATCAGGTGAAAGCAGCGATCCGAACAAGTTGCACTTTGTGATCCAAAAGCATGATGCATCACGCCTGCACTATGATTTCAGACTTGAAATGGAAGGCGTTTTAAAAAGCTGGGCCGTACCAAAAGGTCCGTCAACCGATCCCAAAACCAAACGTTTGGCCATGATGGTAGAAGACCATCCTTACGATTATAAAGATTTTGAAGGCATTATTCCGCAAGGCGAATATGGTGGTGGAACTGTAATTGTATGGGATGAAGGTACCTACGAACCAATTGAGGCTATAAAAGGCAAAAAAGCACAGGAAAAGCATCTTTTAAAACAGTTAAAAGAAGGTTCGTTAAAAATTAAATTGAACGGAGAAAAACTTCAGGGCGAATTTGCGCTGGTTAAAACGCATGGGATGGGCGAAAATGGCTGGCTGCTCATTAAACATAAAGATGATTATGCCTCCACAAAAGATATAACCAAAGAAGATAAATCGGTTCTTTCAGGAAAAACTATCGAAAAGATGGAAAAAACATCAGATAAGGTTTGGAAAGAAGGAAAAGAGCAAAAAATAAAGCCCGAAAGAAAAAATCCCGGGCCGAAGGTTAAAAAACAAACAAAACCAGTAGGGGATGATAAAAGCATTGATGTGAAAGCCATCCTGAAAAAAGCGCCAAAATCGGCTATGCCTAAAAACATAAAACCCATGTTGGCTACGTTGGTGGATGAGCCATTCGATGATCCAAACTGGCAATACGAAGTAAAATGGGATGGATACCGGGCTTTGGCTTTTATCAACAAAGGAAAAGTGGAGCTCTTTTCGAGGAACAATAAATCATTTAACGAAAAGTTTTATCCTATTTACGATCTGCTTAAAGAATGGAAAATCAATGCCGTTTTGGATGGTGAAATTTTAGTGTTAAATGATAAAGGCATATCCAATTTCGGTTCATTACAAAACTGGCGAAGTGAGGCAGATGGTGAACTTGTTTTTTATGTTTTCGATATCCTTTGGTATGAGGGCAAAAACCTGATGGAAATGCCGCTTAATGAACGCCAGGCCATTTTAAATGATATTTTGTCTACAGATGATGACCGTGTGCGTTTAGGTAAAGTTTTCAAAGCCAGTGGTGTCGATTTTTTTGATGCCGCACAAAGGATGGGGTTGGAAGGCATCATCGCTAAAAAAATGGATAGCACCTACGCTCCCGACCGAAGATCGAAAGAGTGGTTGAAAATTAAAGTGCACAAACGCCAGGAGGTTGTTATAGCCGGTTTTACCAAAAATGCCGATACCTCCAAATCTTTCAGCTCCCTTTTACTGGGCTTATATGAAAAAGGAAAATTGCAGTATGTAGGTAAAGTTGGTACCGGGTTTTCCGATAAACTGCAAAAAACAATGATGGAGCAGTTTAAGCCTATTATAATAGATAAAAGCCCTTTTGAAAGTATCCCCGATGTAAATAAACCATCCCGTTTCAGACCAAATCCACCGAAGGCAAAAGCCACCTGGTTAAAGCCGCAGTTGGTTTGCGAAGTCGCTTTTACTGAAGTAACCGAAGATGGTGTTTTCCGTCACCCTTCCTTTCAGGGGATGAGGGAGGATAAAAAAGCGAAAGAAGTGGTTCGGGAAGAGGAAAAACCTACTCAAAAGGTTGTTGGTAAGGTGAAAGAAAAAGAGGAGCATGCCCATGCTATTAAACCGCCCAAAGGAAAAGAACCCAAAACCTTATTAAACCCTAAAGATGAAACACAGGTAAGAAAAATTAAAGGCCACGAACTTAAATTTACCAATTTGAGCAAAGTGTATTGGCCAGAGGATAAAGTAACCAAAAGGGATATGTTTAATTACTATTACCAGGTTGCTGATTATATTTTACCTTATCTTAAAGACCGGCCACAATCGCTTAACCGTTTCCCCGGAGGCATCCACGGGCCAAGTTTTTACCAAAAAGATGTAAAAGGAAAGGCACCAGATTGGACAGAAACTTTTCCGTACGAAAATGGCGAAGGGGAGAAAAAGGAATACCTGGTAGGTACGGATGAGGCTTCTTTATTATGGATGGCCAGTTTGGGCTGTATTGAAATGAACCCTTGGTTTAGCCGTGTGCAACACCCTGATAATCCTGATTATTGTGTCATCGATCTCGATCCGGATAAACACTCTTTTGATCAGGTGGTTGAAGCTGCCCTCGAAACCAAAAAAGTGCTTGATGCAATTGAAGTACCCAGTTACTGCAAAACTTCAGGCTCAACAGGCATGCACATTTACATTCCTTTAAATGCTAAATACGATTACGATCAGAGTCAGATGTTCGCTAAAATCGTTGTAAATCTGGTACATAAACAGATTCCTGACTATACTTCATTAGAGCGAATGGTAGCTGCAAGAAAAGGAAAAATGTATCTCGACTTTTTGCAGAACAGGCCAGGGGCGACCATCGCCGGACCATACTCTTTACGGCCAAAAGTGGGGGCAACGGTTTCCATGCCTTTACATTGGGATGAAGTAAAACCTGGTTTGAAGATGAAAGATTTCAATATTTTTAATGCGATAGATCGTTTAAAAGTTGAAGGAGACTTGTTTAAAGGGGTTTTAGGTAAAGGTATAGACTTAAAAAAAGCCATAAATAAGGCCCAAAGTGTTTTTGGATAA
- a CDS encoding Dabb family protein, with product MIAHHVLFWLKTDTTDEQKTAFRNGLQTLENIEVVKTFHIGVPAPIERAVVDTTYTFSLLLLFEDLAAHDVYQVHPLHKAFLDEFRVYFEKVVIYDAE from the coding sequence ATGATAGCACACCACGTTTTATTCTGGCTTAAAACCGATACCACTGACGAGCAAAAAACTGCCTTTCGCAATGGCTTACAAACATTAGAAAACATTGAAGTTGTTAAAACTTTTCATATTGGCGTACCAGCCCCGATTGAGCGTGCCGTTGTAGATACTACTTATACTTTTAGCTTGCTATTATTATTTGAAGATTTGGCTGCGCATGATGTTTACCAGGTTCATCCATTGCATAAAGCTTTCCTGGATGAATTCAGGGTTTATTTCGAAAAAGTTGTCATTTACGACGCAGAATAA
- a CDS encoding RICIN domain-containing protein produces MRRYLIALFFLLLVNQVVLAQAIKGNFAIKNVLTGMLLRVKDASGKNGTPLVAYQPQNWKCMTWNFIAVEGNTYQLKNLFTGKTFQPKPNDQILEEQPLTLGSDIQQYEFEPAGKHTYFIKLKGTDLYLTPEDKKVTTNSAIILAKKTKTKEQQWTIYEQAPTM; encoded by the coding sequence ATGAGAAGATATCTTATAGCATTGTTTTTTTTATTGCTTGTTAATCAAGTTGTTTTGGCTCAAGCCATTAAGGGTAATTTCGCCATCAAAAATGTGCTTACCGGCATGCTGTTGCGCGTAAAAGATGCCAGCGGTAAAAATGGAACACCACTGGTAGCTTACCAACCGCAGAACTGGAAATGCATGACCTGGAATTTTATTGCTGTTGAGGGGAATACTTATCAGTTAAAAAATCTCTTTACCGGAAAAACTTTTCAGCCAAAACCTAATGATCAAATTTTAGAGGAACAGCCTTTAACCCTGGGCAGCGATATTCAGCAATACGAATTCGAGCCTGCCGGAAAACATACTTATTTCATAAAACTCAAAGGAACCGATCTTTACCTCACGCCAGAGGATAAAAAAGTAACTACAAATTCAGCCATTATCCTGGCAAAGAAAACGAAAACCAAGGAACAGCAATGGACGATATATGAGCAAGCACCTACGATGTAA
- a CDS encoding TonB-dependent receptor, giving the protein MNKKFAILLNTIALFLFLAGNTMAQIKNGSVSGSVKTSDGNPAVYVNVGLKNTGKTTQTDEKGNFIIKNITPGTYTIKTSAIGVSAQEKSITVIAGQTVNADFVIAESSSQLNEVAINGYKTPNRKPVNLGKIAIAPMDLPQAVQIIGNQVITDQQANRLSDVLKNVNGVAFGENRGSVSGETFFARGYSLGANNVFKNGSRATSGGMPETSTLESVEVLKGSAALLYGGVSGGAVVNMVTKKPKFEYGGEVSMRAGSYDMYKPTADIYGPITKNLAFRLIGTYEDAASFRNSVTSNRVYVNPSLLYKISEKTDILLQGDYLKSNMTPDFGIGTVENQIADIGRKAFVNAPWAYNKTNTATTQLNLNHKFNDNWKLNILANLQSYNRNYFSAERPFADTKAANPLPYGLALRNVTRSKTKEFTYNEQINLNGYFKTGNITHTLLVGADADQSRTTSGGFTYNNNLTTFNYGTVNLLDPSTYFGSGIEPNVNTVSETFAPLYRMGTFVQDLISVTDKFKVLAGVRYTFQKTPRTVTTNLATGIQTLSVNSLNKSKVESAFTPKLGLIYQPLKTTSVYASYSSNFVQNTGTDINLAPLDPSTLQQYEAGVKNDLFKGRLSVNLTWYRIANDKYAQQALINAQGAPNGDANIKELNGKSLSDGLELDITGTIVKGLNFIAGYSYNFIRYTETRDRTVLKIAAPTQTDPNATKDVIVGGVIEGQRLVGSTKNTANGTLFYTFQEGSVKGLKLGASAYYTGSRNGGYNDTKVQTYSRLIPLTAFTTFDLSAGYNWKKLSLLAKISNITNELNYFVHENYSVNPIPPRQFMTTLAYKF; this is encoded by the coding sequence ATGAATAAAAAATTTGCTATTCTTTTAAATACTATAGCTCTTTTTCTGTTTTTAGCAGGGAATACAATGGCACAAATCAAAAACGGATCTGTTTCAGGTTCAGTTAAAACAAGTGATGGCAATCCAGCTGTGTATGTAAATGTTGGTTTAAAAAACACAGGTAAAACGACACAAACTGATGAGAAAGGTAACTTTATCATCAAAAATATAACACCTGGTACTTATACGATTAAAACATCTGCTATTGGTGTTTCAGCTCAGGAAAAATCAATTACTGTTATTGCCGGTCAGACTGTAAATGCAGATTTCGTCATAGCAGAATCTTCCTCACAATTAAATGAAGTAGCCATTAACGGTTATAAAACCCCCAATAGAAAGCCAGTTAACCTAGGTAAAATTGCAATTGCTCCTATGGATCTTCCGCAGGCTGTACAAATTATCGGGAACCAGGTAATTACCGATCAACAGGCAAACCGCTTAAGTGATGTATTAAAAAATGTAAATGGCGTTGCTTTTGGCGAAAACCGCGGATCGGTAAGTGGCGAAACATTCTTTGCCCGTGGTTATAGCTTAGGCGCCAACAACGTTTTCAAAAATGGATCACGTGCTACCAGTGGCGGTATGCCCGAAACCAGTACTTTAGAATCGGTTGAGGTTTTAAAAGGAAGTGCAGCCTTACTTTATGGTGGCGTAAGTGGCGGTGCTGTAGTGAATATGGTAACGAAAAAACCTAAATTCGAATATGGTGGAGAAGTTTCGATGCGTGCTGGTAGCTACGATATGTATAAACCAACCGCAGATATTTATGGCCCGATCACTAAAAATTTGGCTTTTCGATTAATCGGTACTTATGAAGATGCAGCCAGCTTTAGAAACAGTGTAACCTCGAACAGAGTTTATGTGAATCCATCTTTGCTCTATAAAATTAGCGAGAAAACAGACATCTTGTTACAAGGTGATTATTTAAAAAGCAACATGACACCAGATTTTGGTATCGGTACGGTGGAGAACCAGATTGCAGACATAGGCCGTAAGGCTTTTGTGAATGCGCCTTGGGCCTACAATAAAACGAATACCGCTACTACACAATTAAACCTTAACCATAAATTTAATGATAACTGGAAGTTGAATATATTGGCCAACCTACAATCTTACAACCGTAATTATTTCAGTGCAGAACGTCCATTTGCAGATACAAAAGCAGCCAATCCGCTTCCATATGGCCTTGCTTTACGTAATGTTACCCGTTCTAAAACAAAAGAATTTACTTACAATGAGCAGATTAACTTAAATGGTTACTTTAAAACCGGTAACATAACCCATACGTTATTAGTTGGTGCCGATGCAGATCAATCACGCACAACGAGTGGTGGATTTACTTACAATAATAACTTAACTACCTTTAACTATGGTACCGTTAACCTGCTTGATCCATCAACTTATTTCGGATCGGGTATTGAGCCAAACGTAAACACTGTTTCAGAAACTTTTGCACCGTTATATCGTATGGGGACTTTTGTTCAGGATTTGATCTCGGTTACAGACAAATTTAAAGTACTTGCAGGTGTTCGTTATACCTTTCAAAAAACGCCTCGAACGGTTACCACAAACCTGGCCACTGGCATACAAACTTTAAGCGTAAACAGTTTAAACAAATCTAAAGTAGAAAGTGCTTTCACCCCAAAACTTGGTTTAATTTACCAACCATTGAAAACGACATCAGTTTATGCAAGTTATTCGAGCAATTTTGTTCAAAATACCGGAACTGACATTAACTTAGCACCATTAGATCCTTCAACTTTGCAACAATATGAAGCTGGTGTTAAAAATGATTTATTTAAAGGCAGGTTATCAGTTAACCTAACCTGGTATAGAATTGCCAATGACAAATATGCACAACAGGCCCTTATCAATGCTCAGGGTGCACCAAATGGTGATGCAAACATCAAGGAACTTAATGGAAAATCGTTAAGCGATGGTTTAGAGTTAGATATTACAGGTACAATTGTAAAAGGCCTGAATTTTATTGCAGGTTATAGTTATAACTTTATTCGTTATACCGAAACCCGTGATAGAACAGTTTTAAAAATAGCAGCTCCAACACAAACCGATCCTAATGCCACCAAAGATGTTATAGTGGGTGGTGTGATAGAAGGACAAAGATTAGTAGGTTCTACCAAAAACACTGCAAACGGAACTTTATTTTATACTTTTCAGGAAGGAAGTGTTAAAGGCTTAAAGCTTGGTGCATCTGCTTATTATACAGGTTCGCGTAACGGTGGTTACAATGACACCAAGGTACAAACTTATAGCAGGTTAATTCCTTTAACTGCGTTTACCACATTCGATTTATCTGCCGGCTACAACTGGAAAAAGCTTTCATTATTGGCTAAAATTTCGAACATTACGAATGAGTTAAATTACTTTGTACATGAGAACTACAGTGTTAACCCAATTCCTCCACGTCAGTTTATGACTACATTAGCTTATAAATTTTAA
- a CDS encoding DUF3095 domain-containing protein: protein MPSNQDHFYSNLSTNKILLYQLLVKKHLFKQIPLDWHVIITDIKSSTAAVNAGLHENVNLIATGSIVAVLNTAFKANITVPFFFGGDGATFIVPPGIVDGVMKSLLKYKNNTSENFNIDLRVGIVPVAEIYARGHNLQICKFASAETFSIPIVLGDGLAYAEKLIKGEDYLLSGHDTASDEIDLSGMQCRWDKIEPPENSEEIVTLIVIAQDYGQQADVFSKVIHHLDQIYGSPEKRQPISVSKLIFRTSFNSLGQEMKHRLGKIKFFELVKSWFINIYGYIYFRTDRGKKYLKQLVEMSDTLVIDGRINTVITGTAKQRLALAQVLNQLEKNNEILYAFYVSGESVMSCYVRDLEDDHIHFVDGADGGYTRAAGILKQKISHKFNVE, encoded by the coding sequence ATGCCAAGTAACCAGGATCATTTTTATTCCAATCTTTCAACTAACAAAATTCTTTTATACCAGCTATTGGTTAAAAAGCATTTGTTTAAGCAAATACCTTTAGATTGGCATGTAATCATTACTGATATTAAAAGTTCTACAGCTGCCGTTAATGCAGGTTTGCACGAAAATGTAAACCTTATTGCAACAGGGAGTATTGTTGCAGTGCTCAATACTGCTTTTAAAGCCAATATTACGGTGCCATTTTTCTTTGGGGGTGATGGAGCGACCTTTATCGTTCCACCTGGAATTGTAGACGGCGTGATGAAATCGTTGCTGAAATATAAGAATAACACCAGCGAAAATTTTAATATTGATTTAAGGGTTGGAATTGTACCTGTTGCAGAAATTTATGCCAGGGGACATAACCTTCAGATTTGTAAGTTTGCTAGCGCTGAAACATTTTCTATACCAATTGTTTTAGGAGATGGCTTGGCCTACGCCGAAAAATTGATCAAAGGAGAAGATTACCTGTTATCGGGCCACGATACTGCCAGTGATGAAATTGATTTAAGCGGTATGCAATGTCGATGGGATAAAATTGAACCACCAGAGAATAGTGAAGAAATTGTAACCCTTATCGTAATTGCACAGGACTACGGGCAACAGGCGGATGTATTCAGCAAGGTGATTCATCACCTCGATCAGATTTACGGCTCTCCTGAAAAACGACAGCCGATTTCGGTTTCTAAACTGATATTCAGGACAAGTTTTAACAGTCTGGGCCAGGAAATGAAACACCGTTTAGGGAAGATCAAATTTTTTGAACTTGTTAAGTCATGGTTCATCAATATCTATGGATATATTTATTTCCGAACAGACCGTGGTAAAAAATACCTGAAGCAACTTGTCGAAATGTCGGATACACTGGTAATAGATGGCAGGATAAATACAGTAATTACCGGTACCGCAAAACAACGTTTGGCATTAGCGCAAGTCCTTAACCAGCTTGAAAAAAATAATGAAATTTTGTACGCTTTTTACGTAAGTGGCGAATCGGTGATGTCTTGTTATGTAAGGGACCTGGAAGACGACCATATTCATTTTGTTGATGGAGCGGATGGAGGATATACCCGGGCCGCAGGGATCCTTAAACAAAAAATAAGCCATAAATTTAATGTTGAGTGA